Within Alkaliphilus flagellatus, the genomic segment CTCTATATCAGTTTCGTTATAAATACTTTTAATTTCTTCGACCGTTAACTCCCTTGCTAAAACTGCTCGATTAACTCCCATATTTTTTAATAGCTCTACACCATGTTTGTTGTGTAGTGTCATTTGTGTACTTGCATGGATCTCAAAGTCTGGGAATGTCTCTTTAATTAAATTAAAAACTCCTATATCTTGAACTAGAACTGCATCTACATCTATTTCATATAAGAACTTTATGTACTTCATTAAACTTTGAACTTCACTATCCTTCATTAATGTATTTACAGTTACATATACTTTCACACCACGTATATGTGCATATTCTACAGCTTCCTTCATAGTATCTCTATCAAAATTAGAAGCATAAGCTCTAGCTCCAAAATCTACACCACCTAAATAAACTGCATCAGCACCATTTTGCACAGCAGCCTTTAAAGCCTCAAAACTACCTGCTGGTGCTAACAATTCAATATGTTGCATATTTCAACAACCTTTCTATCTTTTTCTTATACCACTTTTTATACAAAGATAAAAAGTAGTGATAATATTATTATATCTAAACAATCTATAAAAACATACTATTTACTATAAAAATTATTAAGAAACGCACAGTTTTAGTATTTTATTAAATTTATAGATATAAACAAATAGACATAAACATAAATTAAATTTTGACGAATTTTTGACGGCAAATAAAAAAGCGATAGTCTTAATTAGATTATTGCTTTTTTCTATTTCTTATATTCTTCTAGTACGCTTATTCCCTTTTCAGTTATTGCTATAGATCTTGGACTAACATCTATCTTTGTAATATACCTTCCTTCTCTAAATTGCTAAGATGGCCATGTACAGTACTGCTAGATTTTAACCCAACTAAATCTGCAATACTCCTTACAGTTGGGCTTATACTATTAGCTTGTATATATTGATGTATTGCTTTTAAAATTTCCATCTGCCTTTCAGTTAGCATGATAATTCCCCTTATACCTTCGTTACTATATCTATATCCAAAGCTTTTATGATTGATTTATCATCTTATCGCTCCAAACATGTGTTCTTTATTATATATTATCAGAATGTACGTTCGGTGTAAAGAGTAAAATAGACATAAAAAAGGGTAAAGCCTCAGCCCTACCCTAATTCATTTATCTTTTTAGCATCCAAAGAATCCACGTCCACCAAATAATACAACAAGTAATAGGAAGAAGAATAATAAGCTATCTCCACTATCTCTGAAAATGCCACAGTTACAGAAAATTATAACCAAGATCAAGAAGAAGAAAAGTAAGCTACTTTGCCTTCCTCCAAATAAACCTAGTTTATCGCTCATATATTACACCTACCTTTTTTTATTTTAAGTACTGCTAAATACACAACTTAGTTTATCTTTTAGGACTATACTTAGTTGTAATACATACTATGCAATTTCATATAAACTGTTCTATATTTCATGTTGAAAATAAAAAAGGATAAAGCCTAAGCTCTACCCTAATTATGTTTCCTTTATCTTTTACAATCACAAAATTCACATCCGCATCTACGTTCACGTCAATATGCACAACATAATATAATAATTAAAAAGATGAAAGAAAACATATATTTCACTACCTTTTTGAAACTGAGTTAGATGTAATATAATTGGCTTCATCTTTAGTTGCAATATATATTATGAAACAAACTATATATTGTGATATATCTGTATAAAAATAAAAAAGGATAGAACTTAAGCTCTACTCTAACATTTTCTCGTTATTATCTTTTAGTTTCTTTAATGCATCTAATATACCAGGAGGTAAAGGTACACCCAATAATGCTATGTTTTCTGTTACAGATATGCCCTCATTGGCTGTATAGAATAAAACTGCCATAGTTCTAAAGATAGGATTTTCTACAGCTAGAGTTAAATCTATTTGGTGGGCCAGAATAATTACTAAGAATATAGCACCTTTTTCATTAGTCCATTAAAACCTATATCACTGGCTAGGTTCTTATTTTTAAATCCTTTCATTAATTCTGTTATATAGTCTACTGCCATTAAAATAGCTAGTATTTTCAATATGCTATCCCACCCTCCAAGAAGATATGTTGTCCATGTAC encodes:
- a CDS encoding LexA family protein, with the protein product MLTERQMEILKAIHQYIQANSISPTVRSIADLVGLKSSSTVHGHLSNLEKEGILQR